Genomic DNA from Nostoc sp. C052:
TATAAATTCTTGTAGTTCTGCGATCGCTGCTTCTATATACTGGTTTATCATTGTTCGCTCTTAGACAGATATCTCCCTCCGTATTATCTCGCAACCTTTTTCAGAAATCAAATATGATTCCTATATTACCCGTTCAAGTTTTAAAACTAATTCGTAGGAAACCCTATGGCAAGACGCATCTAATACGGCTCTACAAGACTGTACATCCTGAACTCCAAAAAATCAGTACTGTAGTCGATGTTATTCATCGATTCCTTCTGGGTCTTAGACAAAGCAACAAGAAATAATGCAACGCATCATCGTTTTTGCACTGGCAAAGATATCGTCAATTGCTCAATAATTTCAGAACAGAAACTTTGAAATTGCCGCCCTTACCATATTTGGGCAGACGCTTCAGACGGAAGACTCCGGCAAATCTATCACGAATCCCTGTGTTGTACGGGTTTAGTTCGCACGTCATCCCAAGACCCCGTGACTGGCCTGCTTGGGTGTATGTAACTGGTTTTTGGTTTATTGACCAAGCCTCCGAATATGAGCCACCTCTGGAACTAGAGGATTTTCTTGGACGAAAGCAATTACCTTTGTGTTTTGGGTTTGGGAGCATGACCATGCCCAATCCAGAATATCTCACACACTATATAGTGGAAGCTTTAAAGAAAACCCATCAAGGCGGAATTATATTATCAGGATGGGGTGATGTTGGAAGAACGGTAAATGTAAAAGATTCGCTACGAGTGTTTGTGATCAAGGAAGTTCCACATGATTGGCTGTTTCCCCAAGTGCCAGCAGTTGTACATCATGGAGGAGCTAGTAGTCTGCCAAGCCAACTTTGCTAGGTTAAATTCGGATATAAACGCTCCATTTTTCGCCGAGCATCTTTGGTTTGAAAACCCCAATAGACACTAGCTTTTTGCTGATTACGTTGTTTCTCCCAAACGGCAATCTCAGAAGTTAATGTTTCTGCATTAGGAATACGCCGTTCTAAACATTGGCGAGATAAAACAGATAATTCAATTTCTACTTGATTCAGCCAAGAAGCGTGTTTAGGAGTATAGTGAAACTCTAATTTTTGAATGATTCGACGTGCTTCTTCTGGTGGAAAAACTTCGTATAATGCACTGGGGGTATGAATATTCAAGTTATCAACTACTAAACGAATAACATCGGCATCTCGGTAGCAAACATCTACTAAATTTTTCATCTGTTTAGCAAAATCGGCTTTAGTTCGACGTTCTGTAACTTCGATATGCCGCCAGCCCGCCAAGGGTTGAAAACATGCTGTGGGAATTTACTGTCCCGTTACGTTTATACTCAAAATCATAACGTTCAGGTTGCTCCGGCTCTGGTGGCAAAGGCTGTCTAACTTCTTCTACTAATTGATATGGACGCTCATCAAAGCAGACTACAGGGCGTTTAGGATCATAAGGCTCATTGTACAAATCCAGTACATCTTCCATTCGGAAAACATATTCCGCATTTACTTCAGGGATACACCATTGTTCTTTCAACCAAGGTTTA
This window encodes:
- a CDS encoding glycosyltransferase translates to MHWQRYRQLLNNFRTETLKLPPLPYLGRRFRRKTPANLSRIPVLYGFSSHVIPRPRDWPAWVYVTGFWFIDQASEYEPPLELEDFLGRKQLPLCFGFGSMTMPNPEYLTHYIVEALKKTHQGGIILSGWGDVGRTVNVKDSLRVFVIKEVPHDWLFPQVPAVVHHGGASSLPSQLC